AAGCGCGCGTCCGGGAGGCCGAAGCGGCCCTGGGGGACGCGGCGGTCCAGCTCTCCTTGATGGAGGGGGTGACGGACCGGCGGGCGATCCGGGAGGAGGAGCTGAGCCGGAGGCGGTTCGCGGTGCAGGCGGCGAAGGCGCGCCTCGAGGACGCCGGCGCGCAGCTGGCGTTGCTCGCGGCCGGGTCGTGGAAACCCGACATCGAGATCGCCCGCGCGGAAGTCGCCTCCAGGGCGGCAGAAGCGGACAAGGTGCGGACCGACATCGAACGGCTCACGGTTCGCGCGCCCGTGTCCGGCGTGGTCCTCCAATCGAACATCCGAGCGGGGGAGTACGCCCAGACCGGTCCGGCGGCCGCCCCGCTGATGCTGCTGGGCGGCGTCGGCCCGCTGCATGTCCGCGTCGACGTGGACGAGGAGGACGCCTGGCGCGTGCGGCCCGATGCCCGGGCGGAGGCGTCGGTCCGCGGGAACGCGCGGTTGACCGCCCCGATCCGGTTCGTGCGCTTCGAGCCGTACGTGGTGCCGAAACGATCGCTGAGCGGCGGCGGGTCCGAGCGGGTCGACACGAGGGTCCTGCAGGTCATCTACCGTCTCGAACCCGACGTCCTGCCGGTCCGCGCCGGGCAGCAGGTGGACGTGTTCATCGAGGGAGGCGAAGAAAAATGAGATCCCGGTACCTCCCGATATCCTTTGCGACGCTGCTGTTCCTGTGCGGATGCACGGTGGGGCCGCGCCACGTCCGG
The window above is part of the Deltaproteobacteria bacterium genome. Proteins encoded here:
- a CDS encoding efflux RND transporter periplasmic adaptor subunit, producing the protein PGMATKVYVQAGDNVKSGGPLFSLDDRDLRAELAARESALSVARTRLARLESLPRPEDIPPAEARVREAEAALGDAAVQLSLMEGVTDRRAIREEELSRRRFAVQAAKARLEDAGAQLALLAAGSWKPDIEIARAEVASRAAEADKVRTDIERLTVRAPVSGVVLQSNIRAGEYAQTGPAAAPLMLLGGVGPLHVRVDVDEEDAWRVRPDARAEASVRGNARLTAPIRFVRFEPYVVPKRSLSGGGSERVDTRVLQVIYRLEPDVLPVRAGQQVDVFIEGGEEK